In one Balaenoptera musculus isolate JJ_BM4_2016_0621 chromosome 20, mBalMus1.pri.v3, whole genome shotgun sequence genomic region, the following are encoded:
- the ACLY gene encoding ATP-citrate synthase isoform X3, whose translation MSAKAISEQTGKELLYKYICTTSAIQNRFKYARVTPDTDWAHLLQDHPWLLSQSLVVKPDQLIKRRGKLGLVGVNLTLDGVKSWLKPRLGQEATVGKARGFLKNFLIEPFVPHTQEEEFYVCIYATREGDYVLFHHEGGVDVGDVDAKAQKLLVGVDEKLNLEGIKKHLLVHAPEDKKEILASFISGLFNFYEDLYFTYLEINPLVVTKDGVYILDLAAKVDATADYICKVKWGDIEFPPPFGREAYPEEAYIADLDAKSGASLKLTLLNPKGRIWTMVAGGGASVVYSDTICDLGGVNELANYGEYSGAPSEQQTYDYAKTILSLMTREKHPDGKILIIGGSIANFTNVAATFKGIVRAIRDYQGPLKEHEVTIFVRRGGPNYQEGLRVMGEVGKTTGIPIHVFGTETHMTAIVGMALGHRPIPNQPPTAAHTANFLLNASGSTSTPAPSRTASFSESRADEVAPAKKAKPAMPLDSVPGPRSPQGKSATLFSRHTKTIVWGMQTRAVQGMLDFDYVCSRDEPSVAAMVYPFTGDHKQKFYWGHKEILIPVFKNMADAMKKHPEVDVLISFASLRSAYDSTIETMSHAQIRTIAIIAEGIPEALTRKLIKKAEQKGVTIIGPATVGGIKPGCFKIGNTGGMLDNILASKLYRPGSVAYVSRSGGMSNELNNIISRTTDGVYEGVAIGGDRYPGSTFMDHVLRYQDTPGVKMIVVLGEIGGTEEYKICRGIKEGRITKPVVSWCIGTCATMFSSEVQFGHAGACANQASETAVAKNQALKEAGVFVPRSFDELGEIIQSVYEDLVARGVIIPAQEVPPPTVPMDYSWARELGLIRKPASFMTSICDERGQELIYAGMPITEVFKEEMGIGGVLGLLWFQKSSQVEPSPGTDS comes from the exons ATGTCGGCCAAGGCGATCTCCGAGCAGACAGGCAAAGAACTCCTCTACAAGTACATCTGCACCACCTCGGCCATCCAGAACCGGTTCAAGTATGCCCGGGTCACCCCTGACACTGACTGGGCCCACCTGCTGCAGGACCACCCGTGGCTGCTCAGCCAG AGCTTGGTGGTTAAGCCAGACCAGCTGATCAAACGGCGTGGAAAGCTGGGCCTAGTTGGGGTCAACCTCACTCTGGACGGAGTCAAGTCCTGGCTGAAGCCACGGCTGGGACAGGAGGCCACA GTTGGCAAGGCCAGAGGCTTCCTCAAGAACTTTCTGATCGAACCCTTCGTCCCCCACACTCAG GAGGAGGAGTTCTACGTCTGCATCTATGCTACCCGAGAAGGGGACTACGTCCTGTTCCACCACGAAGGTGGGGTGGATGTGGGTGACGTGGACGCCAAAGCCCAGAAACTGCTCGTTGGTGTGGACGAGAAGCTGAATCTTGAGGGCATCAAGAAACACCTGTTGGTCCACGCCCCCGAAGACAAGAAAGA AATTCTGGCCAGCTTTATCTCCGGCCTCTTCAATTTCTATGAGGATCTGTACTTCACCTACCTCGAGATCAATCCCCTTG tggtgaCCAAAGATGGCGTCTACATCCTTGACTTGGCAGCCAAGGTGGACGCCACTGCCGACTACATCTGCAAAGTGAAGTGGGGTGATATAGAGTTCCCTCCCCCCTTCGGACGGGAGGCTTATCCAGAG GAAGCCTACATCGCAGACCTGGACGCCAAAAGTGGGGCAAGCTTGAAGCTGACCTTGCTGAACCCCAAGGGGAGGATCTGGACCATGGTGGCCGGAGGTGGCGCCTCTGTCGTGTACAG CGATACCATCTGCGACCTAGGGGGTGTCAACGAGCTGGCGAACTACGGGGAGTACTCGGGCGCCCCCAGCGAGCAGCAGACGTATGACTATGCCAAGACGATCCTCTCCCTCATGACCCGCGAGAAGCACCCCGATG GCAAGATCCTCATTATCGGAGGCAGCATCGCCAACTTCACCAATGTGGCCGCCACATTCAAG GGCATCGTGAGAGCGATTCGAGATTACCAGGGCCCCCTGAAGGAGCATGAGGTCACGATCTTTGTCCGAAGAGGTGGCCCCAACTACCAGGAGGGCTTACGGGTGATGGGAGAAGTCG GGAAGACCACTGGGATCCCCATCCACGTCTTTGGCACTGAGACTCACATGACGGCCATTGTGGGCATGGCCCTGGGCCATCGGCCCATCCCCAATCAGCCGCCCACAGCGGCCCACACTGCAAACTTCCTCCTCAACGCCAGCGGGAGCACGTCG ACTCCAGCCCCCAGCAGGACGGCGTCTTTTTCTGAGTCCAGGGCGGATGAGGTGGCACCTGCAAAGAAGGCCAAGCCCGCCATGCCACTAG ATTCAGTCCCAGGTCCAAGATCCCCGCAAG GAAAGAGCGCCACCCTCTTCAGCCGCCATACCAAGACCATCGTGTGGGGCATGCAGACCCGGGCCGTGCAGGGCATGCTGGACTTTGACTACGTCTGCTCCCGCGACGAGCCCTCGGTGGCTGCCATGGTCTACCCTTTCAC CGGGGACCACAAACAGAAGTTTTACTGGGGTCACAAGGAGATCCTGATCCCCGTCTTCAAGAACATGGCTGATGCCATGAAGAAGCACCCGGAGGTGGATGTGCTGATCAGCTTTGCCTCCCTGCGCTCGGCCTATGACAGCACCATCGAGACCATGAGTCACGCACAG ATCCGGACCATCGCCATCATAGCTGAAGGCATCCCCGAGGCCCTCACGAGGAAGCTGATCAAGAAGGCGGAGCAGAAGGGAGTGACCATCATTGGACCTGCCACT GTTGGTGGCATCAAGCCCGGGTGCTTTAAGATTGGGAACACCGGCGGGATGCTGGACAACATCCTGGCCTCCAAGCTGTACCGCCCCGGCAGCGTGGCCTATGTCTCGCGTTCAGGCGGCATGTCCAACGAGCTCAACAATATCATCTCTCGGACCACGGATGGCGTCTACGAGGGCGTGGCCATCGGCGGGGACAG GTACCCCGGCTCAACGTTCATGGATCATGTGCTGCGTTACCAGGACACCCCAGGAGTCAAAATGATTGTGGTTCTTGGAGAg ATAGGGGGCACGGAGGAATATAAGATCTGCCGGGGCATCAAGGAGGGCCGCATCACCAAGCCCGTGGTCTCCTGGTGCATCGGGACCTGTGCCACCATGTTCTCCTCCGAG GTACAGTTCGGCCACGCTGGAGCTTGTGCCAACCAGGCTTCTGAAACTGCAGTAGCCAAAAACCAGGCTTTGAAGGAGGCCGGAGTGTTTGTGCCCCGGAGCTTCGATGAGCTTGGAGAGATCATCCA gtccGTGTACGAGGATCTCGTGGCCAGAGGGGTCATCATACCTGCTCAGGAGGTGCCGCCCCCGACGGTGCCCATGGACTACTCTTGGGCCAGG